The following proteins are co-located in the Eleginops maclovinus isolate JMC-PN-2008 ecotype Puerto Natales chromosome 1, JC_Emac_rtc_rv5, whole genome shotgun sequence genome:
- the LOC134868616 gene encoding E3 SUMO-protein ligase ZBED1-like isoform X1 gives MAPLRLKRSKVWLHFTLHKDGNRAFCNHCKLLITSAGGNTSNMHKHLRTQHGINFNECRVFDALRSDSSQASTTTVTLGANTEGNSGDLEQDDDRDETGSLADSEASSTCSRLPLASIFVEAGRNKMSQAKVEECHRAVTKFVVKGLHPFSTVDAPEFREMTKVLNPKYKAPSRESLTNHLIPAWYGVEKGNVISELKTVSKAAITADGWTSFCQDHYLTVTLHYVSNGQVKEKVLKTKAVYQSQTGSALAEEIDYILEEYGVREKVVAATVDNAANMDVAIKQLQIVKFPCFAHTLNLGAQKLYNCTAISNWAARVRAVVVWMKRSHMAKVVLKEKQDLLKLPKHMLLLDVRTRWNSLYLMMERFTEQFPAIQAAAIDPRIRRPMEKERLDRIGNEDLRKAEEFLHLMRKHYTSTLAVSSDKSATCGEILPILQKLEQQYTVQEGDSAFTRSIKENIWKDLSKRYQGTDIQRFLEEATILDPRFKYKVKSDAVWDRIREAAITANTVAARDELPGEGETQREGCEDGEEEEVEEHYALPPPSKKTALEELFEEEDNELQSIRESQPRLSLAQKVDQEIQFYKSLPSIPCRDSAALWWWNKQDTLPLLSGLAENYLCVQASSTPSERVFSTAGDTISPERSRILPEKADMLIFLQKNC, from the exons atggcacccctaaggttaaaacggtccaaagtgtggcttcatttcacattacataaggATGGCAACAGGGCGTTTTGCAACCACTGCAAATTGTTGATAACATCGGCGGGAgggaatacttcaaatatgcataaacatctgCGCACACAACACGGGATAAACTTTAACGAGTGTCGCGTTTTTGATGCCCTTCGGAGTGACAGCAGCCAAGCTTCTACGACCACCGTGACCTTGGGGGCTAACACCGAAGGCAACTCTGGTG ATTTAGAACAAGATGATGACCGGGACGAGACGGGTAGTCTGGCTGACTCAGAGGCTAGCAGCACTTGCTCCCGTTTACCTCTGGCTTCTATTTTCGTCgaggcaggcagaaataaaatgtcccaggcAAAGGTAGAAGAATGTCACCGGGCAGTTACCAAATTTGTTGTTAAGGGTTTGCACCCATTTTCTACAGTAGACGCCCCTGAATTTCG GGAGATGACAAAGGTTCTCAATCCAAAATACAAAGCCCCCAGCAGGGAAAGCTTAACCAACCACTTAATCCCTGCTTGGTATGGtgtggaaaagggaaatgtgatctctgaactgaaaacagtgtcaaaggcAGCTATCACGGCTGATGGGTGGACAAGCTTTTGTCAGGATCATTATCTCACGGTTACTCTGCACTACGTGAGCAATGGCCAGGTAAAGGAAAAGGTCCTAAAAACCAAAGCCGTGTACCAATCTCAGACAGGCTCAGCTCTAGCAGAGgagattgattacattttagaagaataTGGTGTACGGGAAAAGGTTGTGGCAGCAACTGTAGACAATGCAGCGAACATGGATGTAGccatcaaacagctgcaaattGTCAAATTTCCATGCTTCGCTCATACGCTGAACCTGGGAGCGCAAAAGCTGTACAACTGCACTGCCATATCCAATTGGGCAGCACGAGTTCGAGCAGTTGTTGTCTGGATGAAGAGGTCACACATGGCAAAAGTTgttcttaaagagaaacaagactTGCTCA AGCTGCCCAAGCACATGCTCCTCCTGGATGTAAGGACCAGATGGAATTCCCTCTATTTGATGATGGAGAGATTCACCGAGCAGTTCCCTGCTATCCAGGCTGCAGCCATAGATCCACGCATAAGAAGGCCCATGGAGAAGGAAag gTTGGACAGAATAGGCAACGAGGACTTAAGGAAAGCAGAGGAGTTTTTGCATCTCATGCGGAAGCATTACACCTCCACACTGGCCGTCTCCAGCGACAAAAGTGCAACCTGCGGTGAGATTTTGCCCATCTTGCAGAAGCTGGAGCAACAGTACACTGTGCAGGAAGGTGACTCTGCGTTCACAAGGAGCATCAAGGAGAACATTTGGAAGGATCTCTCCAAACGCTACCAG gGAACTGACATTCAGAGATTCCTGGAGGAAGCCACCATCTTGGACCccagatttaaatacaaagtgaaaagtgatGCAGTCTGGGACAGGATCAGGGAAgctgcaataacagcaaatacagtggcagcaagagatgag CTcccaggggaaggagagacacagagggaaggctgcgaagatggggaggaggaagaagtagaggAACACTAT gcaCTGCCACCACCATCAAAAAAGACAGCCTTGGAAGAACTATTCGAGGAGGAGGACAACGAGCTGCAGTCAATCCGTGAATCACAGCCCCGTCTTTCCCTGGCTCAGAAGGTGGATCAGGAAATCCAGTTCTACAAAAGCCTTCCCTCCATCCCCTGCAGGGATAGCGCCGCACTGTGGTGGTGGAACAAGCAGGATACGCTGCCCTTGCTATCTGGACTGGCTGAAAActacctctgtgtgcaggcttCCTCCACCCCATCTGAGAGGGTGTTCTCCACGGCTGGAGACACCATAAGCCCCGAAAGATCCCGTATCCTTCCAGAAAAAGCAGATATGctcatatttctgcaaaagaactgttaa
- the LOC134868616 gene encoding E3 SUMO-protein ligase ZBED1-like isoform X3, whose product MAPLRLKRSKVWLHFTLHKDGNRAFCNHCKLLITSAGGNTSNMHKHLRTQHGINFNECRVFDALRSDSSQASTTTVTLGANTEGNSGELPKHMLLLDVRTRWNSLYLMMERFTEQFPAIQAAAIDPRIRRPMEKERLDRIGNEDLRKAEEFLHLMRKHYTSTLAVSSDKSATCGEILPILQKLEQQYTVQEGDSAFTRSIKENIWKDLSKRYQGTDIQRFLEEATILDPRFKYKVKSDAVWDRIREAAITANTVAARDELPGEGETQREGCEDGEEEEVEEHYALPPPSKKTALEELFEEEDNELQSIRESQPRLSLAQKVDQEIQFYKSLPSIPCRDSAALWWWNKQDTLPLLSGLAENYLCVQASSTPSERVFSTAGDTISPERSRILPEKADMLIFLQKNC is encoded by the exons atggcacccctaaggttaaaacggtccaaagtgtggcttcatttcacattacataaggATGGCAACAGGGCGTTTTGCAACCACTGCAAATTGTTGATAACATCGGCGGGAgggaatacttcaaatatgcataaacatctgCGCACACAACACGGGATAAACTTTAACGAGTGTCGCGTTTTTGATGCCCTTCGGAGTGACAGCAGCCAAGCTTCTACGACCACCGTGACCTTGGGGGCTAACACCGAAGGCAACTCTGGTG AGCTGCCCAAGCACATGCTCCTCCTGGATGTAAGGACCAGATGGAATTCCCTCTATTTGATGATGGAGAGATTCACCGAGCAGTTCCCTGCTATCCAGGCTGCAGCCATAGATCCACGCATAAGAAGGCCCATGGAGAAGGAAag gTTGGACAGAATAGGCAACGAGGACTTAAGGAAAGCAGAGGAGTTTTTGCATCTCATGCGGAAGCATTACACCTCCACACTGGCCGTCTCCAGCGACAAAAGTGCAACCTGCGGTGAGATTTTGCCCATCTTGCAGAAGCTGGAGCAACAGTACACTGTGCAGGAAGGTGACTCTGCGTTCACAAGGAGCATCAAGGAGAACATTTGGAAGGATCTCTCCAAACGCTACCAG gGAACTGACATTCAGAGATTCCTGGAGGAAGCCACCATCTTGGACCccagatttaaatacaaagtgaaaagtgatGCAGTCTGGGACAGGATCAGGGAAgctgcaataacagcaaatacagtggcagcaagagatgag CTcccaggggaaggagagacacagagggaaggctgcgaagatggggaggaggaagaagtagaggAACACTAT gcaCTGCCACCACCATCAAAAAAGACAGCCTTGGAAGAACTATTCGAGGAGGAGGACAACGAGCTGCAGTCAATCCGTGAATCACAGCCCCGTCTTTCCCTGGCTCAGAAGGTGGATCAGGAAATCCAGTTCTACAAAAGCCTTCCCTCCATCCCCTGCAGGGATAGCGCCGCACTGTGGTGGTGGAACAAGCAGGATACGCTGCCCTTGCTATCTGGACTGGCTGAAAActacctctgtgtgcaggcttCCTCCACCCCATCTGAGAGGGTGTTCTCCACGGCTGGAGACACCATAAGCCCCGAAAGATCCCGTATCCTTCCAGAAAAAGCAGATATGctcatatttctgcaaaagaactgttaa
- the LOC134868616 gene encoding E3 SUMO-protein ligase ZBED1-like isoform X2, producing MPSSLDLEQDDDRDETGSLADSEASSTCSRLPLASIFVEAGRNKMSQAKVEECHRAVTKFVVKGLHPFSTVDAPEFREMTKVLNPKYKAPSRESLTNHLIPAWYGVEKGNVISELKTVSKAAITADGWTSFCQDHYLTVTLHYVSNGQVKEKVLKTKAVYQSQTGSALAEEIDYILEEYGVREKVVAATVDNAANMDVAIKQLQIVKFPCFAHTLNLGAQKLYNCTAISNWAARVRAVVVWMKRSHMAKVVLKEKQDLLKLPKHMLLLDVRTRWNSLYLMMERFTEQFPAIQAAAIDPRIRRPMEKERLDRIGNEDLRKAEEFLHLMRKHYTSTLAVSSDKSATCGEILPILQKLEQQYTVQEGDSAFTRSIKENIWKDLSKRYQGTDIQRFLEEATILDPRFKYKVKSDAVWDRIREAAITANTVAARDELPGEGETQREGCEDGEEEEVEEHYALPPPSKKTALEELFEEEDNELQSIRESQPRLSLAQKVDQEIQFYKSLPSIPCRDSAALWWWNKQDTLPLLSGLAENYLCVQASSTPSERVFSTAGDTISPERSRILPEKADMLIFLQKNC from the exons ATGCCTTCTTCGTTAGATTTAGAACAAGATGATGACCGGGACGAGACGGGTAGTCTGGCTGACTCAGAGGCTAGCAGCACTTGCTCCCGTTTACCTCTGGCTTCTATTTTCGTCgaggcaggcagaaataaaatgtcccaggcAAAGGTAGAAGAATGTCACCGGGCAGTTACCAAATTTGTTGTTAAGGGTTTGCACCCATTTTCTACAGTAGACGCCCCTGAATTTCG GGAGATGACAAAGGTTCTCAATCCAAAATACAAAGCCCCCAGCAGGGAAAGCTTAACCAACCACTTAATCCCTGCTTGGTATGGtgtggaaaagggaaatgtgatctctgaactgaaaacagtgtcaaaggcAGCTATCACGGCTGATGGGTGGACAAGCTTTTGTCAGGATCATTATCTCACGGTTACTCTGCACTACGTGAGCAATGGCCAGGTAAAGGAAAAGGTCCTAAAAACCAAAGCCGTGTACCAATCTCAGACAGGCTCAGCTCTAGCAGAGgagattgattacattttagaagaataTGGTGTACGGGAAAAGGTTGTGGCAGCAACTGTAGACAATGCAGCGAACATGGATGTAGccatcaaacagctgcaaattGTCAAATTTCCATGCTTCGCTCATACGCTGAACCTGGGAGCGCAAAAGCTGTACAACTGCACTGCCATATCCAATTGGGCAGCACGAGTTCGAGCAGTTGTTGTCTGGATGAAGAGGTCACACATGGCAAAAGTTgttcttaaagagaaacaagactTGCTCA AGCTGCCCAAGCACATGCTCCTCCTGGATGTAAGGACCAGATGGAATTCCCTCTATTTGATGATGGAGAGATTCACCGAGCAGTTCCCTGCTATCCAGGCTGCAGCCATAGATCCACGCATAAGAAGGCCCATGGAGAAGGAAag gTTGGACAGAATAGGCAACGAGGACTTAAGGAAAGCAGAGGAGTTTTTGCATCTCATGCGGAAGCATTACACCTCCACACTGGCCGTCTCCAGCGACAAAAGTGCAACCTGCGGTGAGATTTTGCCCATCTTGCAGAAGCTGGAGCAACAGTACACTGTGCAGGAAGGTGACTCTGCGTTCACAAGGAGCATCAAGGAGAACATTTGGAAGGATCTCTCCAAACGCTACCAG gGAACTGACATTCAGAGATTCCTGGAGGAAGCCACCATCTTGGACCccagatttaaatacaaagtgaaaagtgatGCAGTCTGGGACAGGATCAGGGAAgctgcaataacagcaaatacagtggcagcaagagatgag CTcccaggggaaggagagacacagagggaaggctgcgaagatggggaggaggaagaagtagaggAACACTAT gcaCTGCCACCACCATCAAAAAAGACAGCCTTGGAAGAACTATTCGAGGAGGAGGACAACGAGCTGCAGTCAATCCGTGAATCACAGCCCCGTCTTTCCCTGGCTCAGAAGGTGGATCAGGAAATCCAGTTCTACAAAAGCCTTCCCTCCATCCCCTGCAGGGATAGCGCCGCACTGTGGTGGTGGAACAAGCAGGATACGCTGCCCTTGCTATCTGGACTGGCTGAAAActacctctgtgtgcaggcttCCTCCACCCCATCTGAGAGGGTGTTCTCCACGGCTGGAGACACCATAAGCCCCGAAAGATCCCGTATCCTTCCAGAAAAAGCAGATATGctcatatttctgcaaaagaactgttaa
- the LOC134868616 gene encoding E3 SUMO-protein ligase ZBED1-like isoform X4, protein MLLLDVRTRWNSLYLMMERFTEQFPAIQAAAIDPRIRRPMEKERLDRIGNEDLRKAEEFLHLMRKHYTSTLAVSSDKSATCGEILPILQKLEQQYTVQEGDSAFTRSIKENIWKDLSKRYQGTDIQRFLEEATILDPRFKYKVKSDAVWDRIREAAITANTVAARDELPGEGETQREGCEDGEEEEVEEHYALPPPSKKTALEELFEEEDNELQSIRESQPRLSLAQKVDQEIQFYKSLPSIPCRDSAALWWWNKQDTLPLLSGLAENYLCVQASSTPSERVFSTAGDTISPERSRILPEKADMLIFLQKNC, encoded by the exons ATGCTCCTCCTGGATGTAAGGACCAGATGGAATTCCCTCTATTTGATGATGGAGAGATTCACCGAGCAGTTCCCTGCTATCCAGGCTGCAGCCATAGATCCACGCATAAGAAGGCCCATGGAGAAGGAAag gTTGGACAGAATAGGCAACGAGGACTTAAGGAAAGCAGAGGAGTTTTTGCATCTCATGCGGAAGCATTACACCTCCACACTGGCCGTCTCCAGCGACAAAAGTGCAACCTGCGGTGAGATTTTGCCCATCTTGCAGAAGCTGGAGCAACAGTACACTGTGCAGGAAGGTGACTCTGCGTTCACAAGGAGCATCAAGGAGAACATTTGGAAGGATCTCTCCAAACGCTACCAG gGAACTGACATTCAGAGATTCCTGGAGGAAGCCACCATCTTGGACCccagatttaaatacaaagtgaaaagtgatGCAGTCTGGGACAGGATCAGGGAAgctgcaataacagcaaatacagtggcagcaagagatgag CTcccaggggaaggagagacacagagggaaggctgcgaagatggggaggaggaagaagtagaggAACACTAT gcaCTGCCACCACCATCAAAAAAGACAGCCTTGGAAGAACTATTCGAGGAGGAGGACAACGAGCTGCAGTCAATCCGTGAATCACAGCCCCGTCTTTCCCTGGCTCAGAAGGTGGATCAGGAAATCCAGTTCTACAAAAGCCTTCCCTCCATCCCCTGCAGGGATAGCGCCGCACTGTGGTGGTGGAACAAGCAGGATACGCTGCCCTTGCTATCTGGACTGGCTGAAAActacctctgtgtgcaggcttCCTCCACCCCATCTGAGAGGGTGTTCTCCACGGCTGGAGACACCATAAGCCCCGAAAGATCCCGTATCCTTCCAGAAAAAGCAGATATGctcatatttctgcaaaagaactgttaa
- the LOC134868638 gene encoding putative beta-lactamase-like 1, with translation MKVKWTMLGMVVFFLLSVVMTCCFIWQYRMPKLNTEVVGEQAKEEEMCPLFPEPVPLKHPIPLLREALEKIDLLLRSSVHPIKLPAISAIVVLNDSVLWNGNFGQKNGSDPSSPAPNEFTVYRIASLSKIFPTLMLYKLWEDGLVDSLDDPVEKYAQNFSIKDPLWRSGGPESSSVRTLGINSPALTLRRMASQLSGLPRRLRSTNLLWSGDTEEALSLLHDDVLVADPGTKCHYSNVAFSFLANILAQVTGSNFERWVSDNVLERLGMEDTGFNLSPAVQRRMAVGVYSNGQPAPLFNLGWYRPAGQMYSTTADMAKLMMALLGATSGTLLRQDTLNTMLTPVLRCHSGYFANSTGTPWEINEQRGYDVVRKDGDLDGYAATLSLVPRLKLGMVVLMSGVRPEGQDILSQAYSQLIPAVERAFRDAPKTLRPPPNPAPYVGFFTYRNMTFYEIKVDSDGVLVMQQFGPQVDTSVPSKYRTIRLDYLQYRVFRVVFESPYPCKLKVNSASVSLEAQDRQLFNFYLFNKKGVSPGFDSPGLNTYRVTRIAGRPYFTT, from the exons ATGAAGGTGAAATGGACCATGCTGGGCATGGTTGTCTTCTTCCTGCTTTCTGTGGTCATGACCTGCTGCTTCATATGGCAGTACAGGATGCCAAAGTTGAACACAG AGGTGGTTGGAGAACAAGCCAAAGAAGAAGAGATGTGCCCTCTCTTCCCAGAGCCTGTGCCCCTCAAACACCCCATCCCATTGCTGAGGGAGGCCTTAGAAAAG ATAGATCTACTCCTGAGATCGAGTGTTCACCCCATCAAGCTACCGGCGATCTCAGCCATTGTGGTTTTAAATGACTCTGTTCTGTGGAATGGAAACTTTGGTCAGAAGAACGGAAGTGATCCCTCCTCTCCTGCACCCAATGAGTTCACCGTGTACAG AATAGCGAGCCTCTCTAAGATCTTCCCCACACTGATGCTGTACAAGCTGTGGGAGGACGGCCTGGTGGACTCTCTGGACGACCCTGTGGAGAAGTATGCCCAAAACTTCAGCATCAAGGACCCTCTATGGAGAAGTGGGGGGCCAGAGTCATCATCAGTTAGGACCCTTGGCATCAACTCTCCTGCACTCACCCTACGCAGGATGGCCAGTCAGCTCTCTG GGTTACCCAGAAGATTAAGGTCAACTAATCTTCTTTGGAGTGGAGACACAGAAGAAGCTCTTAGTTTGTTACATGATGATGTCCTCGTGGCAGATCCAGGCACCAA ATGCCACTACAGCAACGTTGCTTTTTCCTTCCTGGCCAACATCTTGGCCCAGGTCACGGGCTCAAACTTTGAGAGATGGGTGTCAGACAACGTTCTCGAGCGGCTCGGCATGGAGGACACTGGATTCAACTTAAGTCCAGCGGTTCAGAGGCGGATGGCTGTGGGGGTGTACAGCAACGGCCAACCAGCTCCCCTCTTCAACCTGGGCTGGTACCGACCTGCGGGCCAGATGTATTCCACAACTGCTGACATGGCCAAGCTTATGATGGCCCTTCTGGGTGCGACCAGTGGGACTCTGCTCCGCCAGGACACCCTGAACACCATGCTGACCCCGGTGCTACGATGCCACAGCGGCTACTTCGCCAACTCTACTGGCACCCCGTGGGAGATCAACGAGCAGCGAGGCTATGATGTGGTGAGGAAAGACGGGGACCTGGACGGTTATGCAGCCACCCTCTCCCTGGTGCCACGCCTCAAGCTGGGAATGGTGGTTCTGATGTCCGGCGTTCGGCCTGAAGGGCAGGACATTCTGAGCCAGGCCTACAGCCAGCTCATTCCTGCGGTCGAAAGGGCTTTCAGGGACGCTCCAAAAACGTTAAGACCACCGCCTAACCCAGCTCCATATGTGGGCTTCTTCACTTACAGGAATATGACTTTCTATGAGATAAAGGTGGACTCAGACGGGGTGCTGGTCATGCAGCAATTTGGACCACAGGTTGACACATCTGTGCCGTCCAAATACAGAACTATCCGTCTGGATTACCTGCAGTACAGGGTCTTCAGGGTGGTGTTCGAGAGCCCGTACCCGTGCAAGCTGAAGGTGAACAGCGCCTCTGTCTCGCTGGAGGCTCAGGACAGACAGCTCTTCAACTTTTACCTTTTCAACAAGAAAGGTGTGTCGCCAGGGTTTGATTCCCCGGGACTTAACACTTACAGGGTGACCAGGATCGCTGGCAGACCATACTTCACTACATGA